The DNA segment AATGAGAAGGCAAACACAACAATAACAAGGCGCGGGAGTAACAGGGGGAGATCGAACAGTCTTCTTGAGCTTCTTATAGTGTTGCGGCAAGCGTGTGGAAAGGAATGATAGAAAGGGTGAAGAACGAGAAGCTTGGGAACTATGGACTCGATGACGGAAGGAATGAAGCTGGGTCTTTCGTATGAGAAGGGTTGCTGTTTCGCTAACGTACAAGCCACTACAATGGAGTGAACGTAAGACCGGGAAGCTGATCTTTCCCAGGAAGAAACCCCTACTTGAATCGACCGCGTGATGGATGGGTTCCATGTCGCTTGTGGTCTCGGTCAACGGGGATCACGTACCACGTCAAAATCCTGTCCTTGTGCGTCGTACTAATGCAATGCACGCCAATGTCACTGAAGCATCGGCACGGTAAGAGGACGATTGCAACGAAGGATCCAAACACCAATCGAACTGTTGCACGCACCTCAAAGCTTGATGGACGTCGCATCGGGCGGCGGGATTTCCATCTGGGGCGGGTCCCGCCGCCCGTAATATGTGATCTACGGGGTTTTTGTCCATACTCATGGCCACCTTAAAGCTCCCACATTAGAGACAAATACTAGTTTGCAAGCACCAAAATCTCACAAGCAGATGAGGAAGGGACGAACAAGCTTCCTTTATATTTTCCTCCTCTTACTAGCAGAAGAACTATGATTACATGTTGCATGTCTAAAATCATCACTCTTATAGCTCAAGCATGCAGCATCCAGCACACCAATTGGGCTTTGTGGCACCGAGGAAAGTGAAATGCGAGCATTTCTGGGTGGCCTATCTCTCATCGATTCCATGTCCTTGATCACCTCGTAACATCTCAACACCTTCTCCTGCAGCAAACCAGATAGTTGGCCAAATCAAAATAGCCATTATCTACATGAAAGTAACATTAGAAGCATGCATATTATACCTTTTCTACTTGGATACAACATGACACTGCTTTCTCGATACCCACGTCTTGTGTTTCTCCCAGAACCTTCAGTGTAATGGCTGCAGCGATTTCGGATGGTCTGAATGCTAAGAACTCTGTGCCTGTATCAGAAAGATTCAGCTTAGCCAAACAACTTTGATCCGACCTTCTGTCAGAACAGATGGATACTTGGATTAAGAATTTTACCTGTAATTGTGCTCAAAATGAGTTCTACTGATCGAAAGATCTCAACTTTAGTCGGCGCGTTGCCACCACTGAATCTGTGAAGGAAGAACTCAACGTAAGAGAAAGGAGTCACAGCTTGCATCCTCCATTTAAGGGTGCTCAGAACCAGAAGCTCCATTCTCTGGATAGTCTTTGCCTCGAAGTCATACTTTGTCTCCCTCTCCTGTTTTAGAAAATACAGGGAAGTTCATGATAGATTTGAGGAAATATATAGGAGGATTCTTTTACTGCAAGTGTTCTTCACCTGCAAATCCATTGACAAAGGGACTTCAGTTTCCTCCATTTTAGCAGCCAATGATAAGCAGGCCACAGATAGTAGTTGTGTCATCCAAGCCTTGCCTTTCTATAATCAAAGACAGAGCAGATGGAAGCAAAAACATTAGATGATTTCATCTAACAACAGAAGATGACCTTACAATACATCCGAGGAAGATTGGATTACAGGTAACGTGAATTTTCTTACAGGAAGCTCATAGTTGGAGAAGAATCGATCCAAGTAATTTACAGATAGATATGCACTCAATGGTCCAAACCTATAGTGGGCATGAACCTGTCCAATGCATCACAAATGCGATCAATCACAATGAAGAAGAGGAGATAGTCCAATTGCAAGAACAAGTCACCTTCAAAATCAATGGCGTCAGCATAAGAGActctaaaaagaagggaagattcaAAAGACCATAAGGAAACAAGAAGCCACCTTCAAAATCCAACCAATGGCGTCTCTCCTAATGGACAAGTCCAATGCTCCAGACCGCAACCTCTCGGCATAGTCGTCCCTCGGCATGTGCTCGGTCTCTCGCCTGACCAAAGAGACCAAGCACTCATCCGCTTGTGACGGAAAACCCATGCGGAGATCCCCATAAAGTTCGCATCTTTTTCGTACATAAAACCGATTGAGATCATGCTCTTCCTGATCATCAGCATCGTCCTCATTATCAAAGCCAAGAATGCAACTGCTGTCCTCCACGCAGAGGAGGGTAGAGGACGCGCAGTCATCATTTGGAGCCATTGCTTCTTGAGACATCAATACATGAGATAAAGGTGGCAGTAAAGAAGCAAGCTTTCTTTTGGGAAGAAGGTCCTCGTTCAAATGTGGCTCCTTTTCAGATAGAGAATTAGCTCATGGTTAGCGATCGACACTGGAGAGGGAGAAGAGGTTGTAAGGAGGAGAAAGTGGCTTTAGGCTATTGGGTGAGAAGGAAGCTCTCTTATTCGAATAATATATATAGAAAAGGTCATAAGAATTTGTTGCTGCAGTAGATAGCGAGTGCAGAAGCAGGAAGAAGATGCTTCGGTGATAAAAGAAAAGCCAATTACTCCGGTAATTGCTCGAGTGCTGGGTGTGTTTCGCGCTCTCATGCCATTTTGGACGCACAATCCTCACTCAGCTTTTTACTCGGTGAAATCTGTAACACCTCGAAGATCTTCCCCTCCTTGGGTGGCCACACCCCCAATAAAAACTCTTCGCTGTTGTGATACGAACTCCTGTAGCAAGGACTACACCAGCATAGCTCTGTTGTCTCGATCCTACAAGAGCAGACGCGTCCAACCTGTCGACATGCGCAGTGGGGCGACAGCTCCAGAATCATCAACGCATGGAAAGGAAGAAGAACAGCTGCAAGCTACACCGAACGCAGCGGCCGAAGGAATTTGACGCACTTCTTTCCATGTCCTCGCAATGCCGCCGAAGAGTCCTGTGGAGATTTGGTACTGTAGAAGAAAACCCAATCTACGTGAAAACAAGCACACCTGTCCTAGTACTGTCCACCTCTTGTCTACGGGAAGGTTGTCTTCGTTCCATTTTCGGGTTCCCTCTCTGTGGTCGAACTGTCATACATGAGGGGAGATATCGAGTTTATACTGCTGAAAGCTTCTTCCACCTTTGTTCTTCAGACTACGAGCTGACACCTAAACAGACATCAACAAATTGTACAGTTCATGTGACATCAAATGTCACAAGTAAAAACTCGTGAATGACACAGCAATTTTCGAATATTTGGAAGATTTTTACTATGATATCTATCATGCTGCTATATCATGAATCAGCTGCAGAAGTTGACAGAGTAAATGCAGAGTGTATCAACATGCTGCTAAAAAGATGCTTACAAATTTTTGTATCtttctccataataattttcAGATTGTGTTGCTTTATCTGATTTATAGTGCAAAGATACATGTGGTCCATCAAACTAAATAATGAGATTAACATGAACGAAAGCTTTGGTTTGTGGTCCATCTCTCTATTATCAAGCTTTAACTTGTGATCCATTCTGCTTCCAATGCAACTCCCATCTCAGTGGCTCCCAATCCATTTCTCATCGCCTTCATTGCAGACTCTTGGATCGCCATTGACAAGCAATGGTCCCAAGTTCCAGGAAGCATGAACTATTTATTTATGGTTGTTTGAGAAACATTATGTGCAGTGTCTGAAGCTAATGGTGAATTGAATTCTGGAGCATTTTGGCCAATCTTGTGCTGGTTTTTCCATTCGT comes from the Musa acuminata AAA Group cultivar baxijiao chromosome BXJ1-10, Cavendish_Baxijiao_AAA, whole genome shotgun sequence genome and includes:
- the LOC103969162 gene encoding cyclin-D4-1-like, which codes for MAPNDDCASSTLLCVEDSSCILGFDNEDDADDQEEHDLNRFYVRKRCELYGDLRMGFPSQADECLVSLVRRETEHMPRDDYAERLRSGALDLSIRRDAIGWILKVHAHYRFGPLSAYLSVNYLDRFFSNYELPKGKAWMTQLLSVACLSLAAKMEETEVPLSMDLQERETKYDFEAKTIQRMELLVLSTLKWRMQAVTPFSYVEFFLHRFSGGNAPTKVEIFRSVELILSTITGTEFLAFRPSEIAAAITLKVLGETQDVGIEKAVSCCIQVEKEKVLRCYEVIKDMESMRDRPPRNARISLSSVPQSPIGVLDAACLSYKSDDFRHATCNHSSSASKRRKI